The genomic window AATACCTGAAATCAAAGCTATTCCAATGAGAATTTTCTTCATGCCGCTTCTCCAAGTATCCTCTTGACTATACTGTTTGCTATATCCCTAACGGCTTCTTCCAGCTTCTTCTTCTCTTCCTCAAGAGACTTCCTTATCTCGGCAACCTTAGCAGATATCTCCTCCTGAGCCTCTTTCTCAGCCTTGTCAAGGATATCAGCCTTTATCCTGTTAGCCTCTCTCCTTGCCTCCTCAAGTATAGAGCTTGCCTCAGAGCGGGCTTTCTCCAGGATTTCTCTGGCTTCGTTCAGATAACCCTTCGCCTCTTCACGGACTCTTGAGGCTGCTTCTAAGTTCTTCCTTATAAGTCCTTCCCTTTCCTCAATCACCTTTGAGTAGGGCTTCACATAAATAAAGTTAACAATTAAGACAAAAGCCAAGAATAATACCGCCTGTATCAAGAGGGTTACGTTCGGGATAACTCCTATATCCATTTCAACCTCCGAGGTTTAACAATTATCCTATAAAGGCGGTGTTATTTCAAGCCTTAGCTTGCTTTAGCAAGCTTATTGTAGAGAACTCTGTCTCTCTCTACAATTTTCTTTGTCTTCTCTTTCAGCTTCTTCCTGCTTTTTCTACCCATTGCCCTGAGAAGACCCGTGAGAAGACCAGCCATGTATTTAACTATAGGAGTACACCTTCCGTATACAAAGACGAGTTTCACCCGTATTTCAGAAATTTAGGGATAGGGATTTATGTTTTTGAAACCCTTAACTTTTTTGTGGAGCTTTATTAGGACTTTGAATTATAATGCTTTAAGCCTTAAAGGGAGGTGTGAGATGTATAAGTCTATGCTTTTCCTACATATATTCTTTGCAATGGTATGGATAGGCGGGATGGTTTTCAATCTACTTTTCCTTCAACCAGCCTCAAAAGAAATTAAGCCCGAGGAAACCCGACTGAGTTTTGCACATAGAGTCCTGGGACGTTTCTTCTCCGCTGTATGGCTTTCCATAGCCATTCTTTTCCTGACCGGTATGTGGATGTGGCACTCGGTAAGACCTGATTTTAACACTAACGCCCTCTTCCACACAAAGCTTTTCCTGTTCGGGATAATGGTGCTTAACTTCATTTACATATACTTCTACCTCTTCAGAAAGAGGTTGTTTAAACACATACCGAACTTCGTCTGGATAAATCTGATACTTGGGATACTTGTAACCCTGATAATCACCTATATAAGGTAGTTATGGATAACCCCGTAGTGTACGGAGCTACCAAGCTCTTCCTGAATTTTGAGTTTCTGGCTTTTTTCACGGTACTGTTCTGTGGTGAGTTCACCTTACAAACCCTGGGCAGAAAGATTCGTGAGCATAAGGACACCTACACACTGGCAAGGCTCCTGTTCCTTCTTTTACTCCTTACAAGCTTTGGGCTATGGATAGAAGGTCCCGTGCGAGATTTTTTATTGATAAGCCTTGCAGAACCCGAACATATCGTGCTGTATACGAGGGCATCCATAGTCCTGTGGACTGTACTAATATCACTCCTGGAAGGTTATGAGCTCAAAAAATAGGTGTATCCTTAAACTTCTCTTACCCTCTTCAGAAAGTGCAGGAAGGTAACCTTAAAAAAGCTAAACAGTATAAATAGGTAAACCAGAGAGGACAGCTTGTTTAAAGGATAAAAGAGAGAATCCACAACCAGGAAAAGCATAAAGGTTGCCACCGACCTCTCCAGAAATACCGGAAACCCCTGTTCATCTATAAGCTCATTTATAGTAGGTACGTTACCTTCCTTCCTTGAGGCAAACTTCCAGTTCCACATTATGCGAGGGAAAAGGTGGGACATACCTCCGAATATGGTAAAGGTAGTAAAACCGTAAACAAGGAAATCCATATGCAGCCTGAACACTTCCGGAAGGACTCCAGGGTGTGAAGCTGAGAAAACCCCCAGGAGGAGACCAACAGGCAAAAATACAAGCGCTACAAAGAAAGCTCTCACAACGTAAGGGAGGGGAGAAGGCATACGCCGCTGGGATAAAAGCTTGTAGAGCAGGTATATAAAGTAAAGAGAGATTCCAAACTCAAGGATTGAAGCGAGCGCTATCAACCTGTAGTCAAGAAGAAAGAAGGAGACTAACAAAAGCAAGGTGGATATCTGTTTTCCGTAAAAGAGCTTCTGGGCTCTCCTAACGTTCAGAGTCTCCATCAAGAGCATAGGTATCCACGCCAGTTCAACCCCGTAAA from Hydrogenivirga caldilitoris includes these protein-coding regions:
- a CDS encoding ATP synthase F0 subunit B translates to MDIGVIPNVTLLIQAVLFLAFVLIVNFIYVKPYSKVIEEREGLIRKNLEAASRVREEAKGYLNEAREILEKARSEASSILEEARREANRIKADILDKAEKEAQEEISAKVAEIRKSLEEEKKKLEEAVRDIANSIVKRILGEAA
- a CDS encoding CopD family protein — encoded protein: MYKSMLFLHIFFAMVWIGGMVFNLLFLQPASKEIKPEETRLSFAHRVLGRFFSAVWLSIAILFLTGMWMWHSVRPDFNTNALFHTKLFLFGIMVLNFIYIYFYLFRKRLFKHIPNFVWINLILGILVTLIITYIR